A single region of the Solirubrobacterales bacterium genome encodes:
- a CDS encoding CarD family transcriptional regulator: MKFKVGDKVVYPHHGAGKVLKKEKKKLLGESREYLTIQILHNDMTVMVPCEKTGVAGLRRVIDHATVKKVVAVLQDEVSEMPGNWNRRFKHNREKIRTGDIFELAEVIRNLSALESEKGLSSGEKQMFVRAKRILASEFMYALDLDEEAAEAHVDEVLGVEVEEPVEA, encoded by the coding sequence ATCAAGTTCAAGGTTGGCGACAAGGTGGTCTACCCGCACCATGGTGCAGGCAAGGTCCTGAAGAAGGAAAAGAAGAAGTTGCTCGGCGAGTCGCGTGAGTACCTCACGATTCAGATTCTCCACAACGACATGACCGTGATGGTCCCGTGCGAGAAGACCGGCGTTGCCGGCCTGCGTCGCGTGATCGACCACGCGACGGTCAAGAAGGTCGTTGCAGTGCTTCAGGACGAGGTTTCAGAGATGCCCGGCAACTGGAATCGCCGCTTCAAGCACAACCGCGAGAAGATCCGCACTGGCGACATCTTCGAGCTGGCCGAGGTCATCCGCAACCTCTCCGCACTCGAGTCCGAAAAGGGTCTCTCGAGCGGCGAGAAGCAGATGTTCGTGCGCGCAAAGCGCATCCTCGCAAGCGAGTTCATGTATGCGCTCGACCTCGACGAGGAGGCCGCTGAGGCCCACGTCGACGAGGTTCTCGGTGTAGAAGTAGAGGAGCCGGTCGAGGCCTGA
- the disA gene encoding DNA integrity scanning protein DisA, with protein sequence MAQRGVEESVELHNRLEPKLLRALEMIAPGSFIREGIDEVLQGGTGALIIIGEPEELAFMFSGGIKIDLDYQPAMLYQVAKMDGAIVLSSNASKIAWANVQLMPDPTIHSVETGTRHRTAERVAKQSDAIVLAISARREVVSLYVDNAKYVMVDIPEVLAKANQALVTLDKYRRRLDQVSARLTLLEFEGRTYMHDVLTVLQRAELITRMSVEVERYIVELGTEGRLIEMQLEETMIGVAAEKHGLVRDYMTQDTDETYGQVVDHLARMPHQDLLDFGRLAELLGYDRKMNTIDYAVAPRGYRILSRIPRLPKMVVHDIVNEFGGLDELLSADDSELEAVEGVGDVRAKDIREGLKRLQEINLVDRYMQA encoded by the coding sequence ATGGCCCAACGTGGTGTAGAAGAGTCAGTAGAACTGCACAACAGGTTGGAGCCGAAGCTTCTCAGGGCCTTGGAGATGATCGCTCCGGGCTCGTTCATCCGCGAAGGAATCGACGAAGTGCTGCAAGGCGGCACCGGCGCGTTGATCATTATTGGCGAACCCGAAGAGCTCGCTTTTATGTTCTCAGGTGGCATCAAGATTGACCTTGACTACCAGCCAGCCATGTTGTACCAAGTCGCGAAGATGGATGGCGCCATCGTCCTCAGCTCCAATGCATCAAAGATCGCCTGGGCCAACGTCCAGCTGATGCCGGACCCCACGATCCACTCCGTCGAGACCGGCACCCGCCACCGCACCGCCGAGCGTGTCGCCAAGCAGTCCGACGCGATCGTCCTCGCGATCAGCGCAAGACGAGAAGTCGTATCCCTTTACGTCGACAACGCCAAGTACGTAATGGTCGACATCCCCGAGGTCCTCGCGAAGGCCAACCAAGCTCTCGTGACTCTTGACAAGTACCGCCGCCGACTTGACCAGGTAAGTGCCCGCCTCACCCTTCTGGAGTTCGAAGGCCGCACGTACATGCACGATGTCCTCACCGTCCTCCAACGGGCCGAGCTGATCACACGCATGTCCGTAGAAGTTGAGCGCTACATCGTCGAGCTCGGCACCGAAGGCCGATTGATCGAGATGCAGCTCGAGGAAACGATGATCGGCGTCGCCGCCGAGAAACACGGCCTCGTACGCGACTACATGACGCAGGACACCGACGAGACCTACGGCCAGGTCGTCGATCACCTCGCGCGCATGCCCCACCAAGACCTTCTTGACTTCGGTCGCCTGGCAGAGCTGCTGGGCTACGACCGCAAGATGAACACCATCGACTACGCGGTGGCTCCGCGCGGCTACCGGATCCTCTCAAGGATTCCGCGTCTGCCGAAGATGGTGGTCCACGACATCGTCAACGAGTTTGGCGGTCTGGACGAATTGCTCAGCGCCGATGATTCCGAGCTGGAAGCGGTCGAAGGCGTGGGCGACGTACGTGCAAAAGACATCCGGGAGGGCCTCAAGCGCCTCCAGGAGATCAACTTGGTGGATCGGTACATGCAGGCCTGA
- a CDS encoding glycosyltransferase family 2 protein has product MVVTYNSAEDLRGFTECKPLLDSFSKVIVVDNGSSDDSVEIARGSGFDVIELETNGGYAAASNVGIRAASGPIVTLINPDIRVNDRHMFSDLENRFDDERVAVAAPALELPDGSLQDSARSVPRPHELAWRRWLHAELGVIRSDRPTTVPWVVGACMMIRRTAFDSVHGFDPSYPLYFEDVDFCVRLGEAGWETVFDPTMSAIHFHRGDSRRSLLGPSTRRHARSAARFYRQHPKYILGLSA; this is encoded by the coding sequence GTGGTTGTCACGTACAACAGTGCGGAGGACCTGCGCGGATTCACTGAGTGCAAGCCGCTGCTCGACTCGTTCTCGAAGGTGATCGTTGTGGATAACGGTTCGAGCGACGATTCGGTCGAGATCGCTCGCGGAAGTGGCTTCGACGTCATCGAGCTTGAAACCAACGGTGGTTACGCCGCAGCATCCAACGTCGGGATTCGCGCGGCCAGCGGACCGATAGTGACTTTGATCAATCCCGACATCCGCGTCAACGACCGTCACATGTTCAGCGATCTCGAAAACCGCTTTGACGACGAACGAGTCGCGGTTGCGGCGCCCGCTCTGGAGCTTCCCGACGGCAGCCTTCAGGACTCGGCGCGCAGCGTGCCGCGCCCGCACGAACTTGCATGGCGTCGCTGGTTGCACGCCGAACTCGGGGTGATTCGCTCCGATCGGCCGACCACGGTCCCCTGGGTCGTAGGCGCTTGCATGATGATCCGCCGCACGGCGTTCGACTCAGTTCATGGCTTCGATCCCAGTTACCCGCTGTACTTCGAGGACGTGGATTTCTGCGTTCGCCTCGGTGAGGCTGGCTGGGAAACTGTTTTCGATCCGACGATGTCAGCGATCCATTTTCACCGTGGGGACAGCCGGCGGTCGCTGCTTGGGCCGAGTACTCGGCGGCATGCGCGGAGTGCGGCGCGGTTTTATCGGCAGCACCCGAAGTACATTCTTGGGCTGTCGGCCTGA
- a CDS encoding polysaccharide pyruvyl transferase family protein produces the protein MGDDTTPSAGSKKAPESALVSGRCAREVDVLICSAAVQTEDGIALNLGDEAISECLERGVRRALGPNSVVLRTINVRRSGEAPGVGRVSTSVWSLHSAMRRSKVAALGGGTLIQNDKGLALYCLKVAVISMLTRTPLVICAIGVERVPVHLRPFYWFAVRRARNVTVRDGGSLELLASWSACEATVSADPLFLPEALDDLGPAANPKFDLALSLRPDASTALVGSLVGAIRSLKVKSLLAVPTDRRPHADEQELRGFFADADAPWAQVSRESSWTDAMREIACARVLIGMRLHACIFASLVGTPAVVVRTENKTAALADELGLSSVPLTASADQIASAIGSAVPPDQAVLGALGARAEVAIDQITALVRTA, from the coding sequence ATGGGCGACGACACTACTCCAAGCGCTGGCTCGAAAAAAGCGCCGGAAAGCGCTCTGGTGAGCGGTCGCTGTGCCCGCGAGGTCGACGTGCTGATCTGTTCTGCCGCCGTGCAGACCGAGGACGGAATCGCCCTCAACCTGGGCGATGAGGCGATCAGCGAATGCCTCGAGCGAGGAGTGCGACGGGCGCTGGGCCCGAACTCGGTCGTTCTGCGAACGATCAACGTGCGCCGATCTGGAGAAGCACCGGGCGTCGGTCGTGTCTCCACATCGGTCTGGTCGCTCCACTCGGCAATGCGCAGGTCGAAGGTTGCGGCACTGGGAGGCGGAACCCTGATCCAGAACGACAAAGGGCTTGCGCTCTACTGCCTGAAAGTCGCGGTGATCTCGATGTTGACGCGAACTCCGCTCGTGATCTGCGCCATCGGCGTCGAACGCGTGCCTGTCCACTTGAGACCGTTCTACTGGTTTGCAGTTCGGCGCGCGCGAAACGTGACGGTCCGCGATGGCGGATCCCTCGAATTGCTGGCAAGCTGGTCCGCCTGCGAGGCGACCGTTTCCGCTGACCCGCTCTTCCTGCCGGAAGCTCTCGATGACCTCGGCCCGGCTGCCAATCCAAAGTTTGACCTCGCACTCAGCCTCCGACCGGACGCGAGCACGGCGCTTGTCGGCAGTCTCGTCGGAGCGATCCGCTCGCTGAAGGTCAAGTCACTCCTCGCGGTGCCGACTGACCGACGGCCGCATGCGGATGAGCAGGAGTTGCGCGGGTTCTTCGCCGATGCAGACGCGCCGTGGGCACAGGTGAGCCGCGAGTCTTCCTGGACTGATGCAATGCGGGAAATCGCATGCGCCCGAGTGTTGATCGGAATGCGGCTTCACGCCTGCATCTTCGCTTCGCTCGTCGGTACGCCAGCCGTGGTGGTGCGCACAGAGAACAAGACCGCCGCGCTGGCTGACGAACTCGGGCTGAGCAGCGTCCCGCTCACCGCCAGCGCCGATCAGATCGCCAGCGCGATCGGATCGGCAGTGCCTCCAGATCAGGCTGTGCTCGGTGCGCTCGGTGCGCGCGCCGAGGTTGCGATCGATCAGATCACGGCGTTGGTGCGGACAGCTTGA
- a CDS encoding FkbM family methyltransferase, producing the protein MTSSRELAGKIRSRARGLANDLGYDVHKLRDEPVQPGEPDLPPTTLLSADEAIAELMEVAHPRAVIDVGANIGQFASWVRGSGFDGPIISFEPQPVEHAELTAAAEFDSEWFVAPRCAVGASDGNAQIHVAGNSQSSSMLGMLDLHRDNAPTSAYVDSIETPIRRLDDLLAELGFDPTDALLKIDTQGYEAEVLRGAPSTLPVIAAAHVELSLAPLYAGQALASEIFALFGAAGLELAIINDCFNTGDGQILQIDGGFTRLNAAK; encoded by the coding sequence ATGACTTCGTCCCGAGAACTCGCGGGCAAGATCCGCTCTCGCGCTCGCGGCCTGGCCAACGATCTTGGTTACGACGTCCACAAGCTTCGAGACGAGCCCGTGCAGCCCGGCGAGCCAGACCTTCCGCCAACGACCCTGCTCAGTGCCGACGAGGCAATCGCAGAACTGATGGAAGTCGCACACCCGCGCGCGGTGATCGACGTTGGCGCGAACATTGGGCAGTTCGCGAGCTGGGTCAGGGGCTCTGGCTTTGATGGTCCGATCATCTCGTTCGAGCCTCAGCCAGTGGAGCACGCAGAATTGACCGCGGCGGCCGAATTCGACTCCGAGTGGTTCGTCGCCCCCCGCTGCGCAGTCGGGGCAAGCGACGGAAACGCCCAGATCCACGTCGCCGGAAACTCGCAGAGCAGCTCAATGCTCGGGATGCTCGATCTGCACAGGGACAACGCTCCGACCTCCGCGTACGTGGACTCGATCGAAACTCCGATCCGCCGGCTCGACGACTTGCTCGCTGAACTCGGCTTTGATCCCACGGACGCCCTGCTGAAGATCGACACCCAGGGCTACGAGGCCGAGGTCCTGCGCGGCGCGCCATCGACACTCCCAGTGATCGCCGCCGCCCATGTCGAACTCTCGCTCGCGCCGCTCTATGCCGGTCAGGCGTTGGCGTCCGAGATCTTCGCCCTGTTTGGCGCGGCAGGCCTTGAGCTCGCGATCATCAACGACTGCTTCAACACAGGTGACGGTCAAATCCTGCAGATTGACGGCGGATTCACCCGTTTGAACGCCGCAAAATAA
- a CDS encoding glycosyltransferase family 4 protein, whose amino-acid sequence MKRSGAGGEPVRVLVDGLAMKPELGGIATYVRSVVRELARHDELRLTLVTSMREEFDPLDRVELIEAPDSVRRYGLRVVWRERNLARIVRQQRTEVVFSPTIELPLRKIRVPTLMVVHDLGPAQSPAIYGWGRWMRYHSLLRHSLSVANRVVCVSAATEVQLASSIRMEMSKVTVVGEAGDGLLKSRKPETSRVRRNPFVLHVGALLPHKNFNTLMLAFADNSLSHFELIAVGPLSDSERAELQALADEHGFGDRFHHLGFVERAELDELYLAASCVAIPTLNEGFGLPLLEAQARGAPVVASSIPALREVAESNSAFWVERPLDPQSWARAILAVTGNAPLRQSLVDAGATSAGAHSWEAVATKLAAELLALTDASA is encoded by the coding sequence TTGAAGCGCTCAGGCGCGGGCGGCGAACCGGTGCGCGTACTCGTTGACGGCCTCGCCATGAAGCCGGAGCTCGGCGGCATCGCAACCTACGTCCGTTCGGTCGTGCGGGAGCTTGCCCGGCACGACGAACTTCGACTCACGCTGGTGACAAGCATGCGGGAGGAGTTCGACCCGCTCGACCGCGTCGAGTTGATCGAGGCTCCAGATTCGGTGCGAAGGTACGGTTTGCGCGTCGTCTGGCGAGAGCGGAATCTGGCGCGGATTGTCCGCCAACAACGAACGGAAGTCGTTTTCTCGCCGACGATCGAGCTGCCGCTGCGGAAGATCCGCGTGCCCACGTTGATGGTTGTGCATGATCTCGGACCGGCGCAGTCCCCCGCAATATATGGCTGGGGCAGGTGGATGCGATACCACTCGCTCCTACGGCACTCGCTTTCTGTTGCGAATCGGGTCGTCTGTGTGAGCGCAGCGACAGAGGTTCAGCTGGCATCTTCAATTCGCATGGAGATGTCGAAGGTGACTGTGGTCGGCGAAGCTGGCGATGGGCTGCTGAAGTCGAGAAAGCCCGAAACGTCCCGAGTGAGGCGGAACCCGTTCGTTTTACATGTCGGCGCGCTCCTGCCGCATAAGAACTTCAACACTTTGATGCTCGCGTTCGCCGACAACTCGCTGTCGCACTTCGAACTCATCGCTGTAGGACCTCTGAGCGATTCCGAGCGGGCCGAGTTGCAGGCGCTAGCAGACGAGCACGGATTCGGTGATCGCTTTCACCATCTCGGCTTCGTCGAGCGCGCAGAGCTCGACGAACTCTATTTGGCGGCGAGCTGCGTCGCGATCCCAACGCTCAACGAAGGATTCGGTCTGCCTCTGCTGGAGGCTCAGGCGCGCGGAGCGCCAGTGGTTGCATCGAGCATCCCCGCGTTGCGGGAGGTTGCCGAATCAAATTCTGCCTTCTGGGTGGAGCGGCCGCTCGATCCTCAGAGCTGGGCTCGCGCGATTCTGGCGGTGACCGGAAACGCTCCGCTCCGGCAGTCGTTGGTCGACGCCGGTGCGACGAGCGCGGGCGCTCACTCGTGGGAGGCGGTCGCCACGAAACTCGCCGCAGAACTGCTCGCACTCACAGATGCGTCTGCCTGA
- a CDS encoding AarF/ABC1/UbiB kinase family protein codes for MSHHGLGYLAGVLGLQQRIPFQRGWLGHEPRDDAYARPEHVRLALEEMGATFVKLGQILSTRPDLLPESYQHELAKLQDSSPALPGSTIREVIAQELGRDVQEAFADFDDEPLATGSIGQAHAATLLDGTEVVVKVRRPGVMAQIEEDLEILRNLADHASRKWRAVDEYDVIGLAEEFTSTLRAELDYLQEGRSAERFADNFKTESDVHVPRVFWETTTSRVLTLERIRGINVRDLAGLDAAGIDRHALAERATNVTAKMIFEDRFFHADPHPGNLFIEPNGTIGIIDFGMVGTIDENLRAQLAALLVSVARKNPDRIADAVLDLAIARVEVDRHALSADLGTLLARYEGKSIGEIQFTRLIGQVLVIVRNHHLRLPRELALILKMLSMNEGMAVEMDPQFQIGEVVAPFARRLAAEEFTPAAFARRLARSGINVAQFGAELPELLMRLTAVIDEGGMEVHLRAAELEPLVTRVERLGNRLVAGVVAAAFIEGIAELLTVEPSRRRAIDRPLLAVGAGAVGSLGAYLVWTGRRGRRPIR; via the coding sequence ATGTCCCACCATGGGCTGGGGTACCTTGCCGGCGTTCTCGGCCTACAACAGCGCATTCCATTTCAGCGGGGCTGGCTGGGCCACGAGCCTCGCGACGATGCTTACGCGCGGCCGGAGCACGTTCGGCTTGCGCTGGAAGAGATGGGCGCGACTTTTGTCAAGCTCGGCCAGATTCTCTCGACGCGCCCGGACCTGCTTCCAGAGTCGTATCAACACGAACTTGCAAAGCTTCAGGACAGTTCGCCCGCCTTGCCGGGAAGCACAATCCGTGAGGTCATCGCCCAGGAACTCGGGCGTGACGTCCAAGAAGCTTTTGCCGATTTCGATGACGAACCACTGGCGACTGGGTCGATCGGCCAGGCACACGCGGCGACGTTGCTCGACGGGACCGAGGTCGTGGTCAAGGTGCGCCGGCCCGGTGTCATGGCGCAAATCGAAGAAGACCTTGAAATATTGCGCAACCTGGCCGATCACGCCAGTCGCAAATGGCGGGCCGTCGATGAATACGACGTAATTGGCCTTGCGGAAGAGTTCACCTCGACTTTGAGGGCGGAACTGGATTACCTGCAGGAGGGGCGAAGTGCCGAACGATTTGCGGACAACTTCAAAACTGAATCCGACGTGCATGTGCCGCGGGTGTTCTGGGAGACGACGACCTCGCGTGTTCTCACACTGGAGCGAATCCGGGGAATCAACGTGCGCGACCTCGCAGGACTGGACGCCGCCGGGATTGACAGGCACGCGCTCGCGGAACGCGCCACCAACGTGACGGCGAAAATGATCTTCGAGGACCGCTTTTTTCATGCCGATCCGCACCCCGGCAATCTATTTATTGAGCCGAATGGCACAATCGGAATAATCGACTTCGGCATGGTCGGCACTATCGATGAAAATCTGCGAGCGCAGCTGGCCGCATTGCTCGTCTCCGTCGCGCGAAAGAATCCCGACCGGATTGCCGACGCGGTGCTGGATCTGGCAATAGCTCGCGTAGAGGTCGATCGCCATGCCTTGAGCGCGGATCTCGGGACGCTGCTCGCACGCTACGAAGGAAAGTCGATCGGCGAGATTCAGTTCACCCGACTAATCGGGCAGGTGCTCGTGATCGTGCGGAACCACCACCTGCGTCTTCCACGCGAACTCGCACTGATTCTGAAGATGCTTTCAATGAACGAAGGCATGGCCGTGGAGATGGATCCTCAATTTCAGATCGGCGAAGTAGTGGCTCCGTTTGCGCGCCGCCTAGCCGCCGAGGAATTCACTCCAGCAGCATTCGCACGCCGGCTTGCTCGTTCGGGCATCAATGTGGCCCAGTTCGGAGCCGAGCTACCCGAGTTGCTCATGCGCTTGACCGCCGTGATAGATGAGGGCGGCATGGAGGTCCATCTTCGCGCCGCAGAACTCGAACCGCTGGTCACACGGGTCGAGCGGCTTGGCAATCGGCTGGTGGCGGGTGTTGTGGCTGCCGCATTTATTGAGGGAATCGCCGAACTGCTCACGGTGGAGCCGAGCCGTCGCCGTGCGATCGATCGCCCGCTGCTCGCGGTCGGCGCGGGCGCCGTCGGATCTCTCGGCGCGTATCTGGTCTGGACCGGACGTCGCGGAAGGCGTCCGATCCGCTGA
- a CDS encoding pyridoxamine 5'-phosphate oxidase family protein, producing MDRRKEDQLAALDTQPLEWSWVERKLITSASYWLVTTKPNAGGPHARPVWGVYYDGSVWFSTGRSSVKGQNLAVDPRCIIHIESADDVVIVDGVAELVAPWEDVFAGDHSRAVLRRYMAKYVMTESELSPQGELSDAGLYRVHPKTINAWLEGAYPTTQSRWSFELPEPSRPRGA from the coding sequence ATGGATCGCAGGAAAGAAGATCAACTCGCGGCTCTCGACACGCAGCCGCTCGAGTGGTCATGGGTAGAACGCAAGCTGATCACTAGTGCTTCGTACTGGCTCGTCACCACCAAGCCCAACGCGGGAGGCCCCCACGCGCGCCCAGTCTGGGGCGTCTACTACGACGGAAGCGTCTGGTTTTCGACCGGCCGTTCGTCGGTCAAGGGCCAGAACCTCGCGGTCGACCCGCGCTGCATCATCCACATCGAGAGCGCCGACGACGTCGTGATCGTTGACGGAGTAGCCGAACTCGTCGCCCCGTGGGAGGACGTGTTTGCCGGCGACCACTCGCGCGCAGTGTTACGGCGCTACATGGCCAAGTACGTGATGACCGAATCCGAACTCTCGCCCCAGGGCGAACTCTCCGACGCCGGCCTCTACCGCGTACATCCCAAAACGATCAACGCCTGGCTCGAAGGTGCCTACCCAACCACCCAGTCGCGTTGGAGCTTTGAACTTCCCGAGCCTTCCCGCCCCCGCGGCGCGTAG
- a CDS encoding oligosaccharide repeat unit polymerase has protein sequence MLGFVAWVQLSNGTAEVSPDTVRIRSGAVLERSWAVVGLVLLGLLVAAWAYFTLIASVGGIGAYIDALSQRSGFFFGRGYLNLAALPLKVVTLLLFCHAISADRISGIRKALIGGLIVSVLIGDFLSGGRAAILTGTMVPLVVIYHYVRHRISILRLGALALIALLMFVSIRVITRDAVYLGESNGSSDAAALTLEAFKNLPETTVGGQEAIPFDSLLVLRLQAERGLDIQYGATYLPILTFPVPRSVWEDKPLGGGNAWFTQTFFPRFYGPQKTETSISMIGEAYANFGRVGVPFVLFLFGLGLGIARSSLGRVTTPRGMVIYAVTVGYSINIVRGDAFQSVTRYALTVALVSLFASLMQQRTRAVEASTPSVRSTSDGLSGRELPSSS, from the coding sequence TTGCTCGGGTTCGTCGCATGGGTTCAGCTCTCCAACGGCACAGCAGAGGTATCTCCGGACACCGTTCGGATCCGCAGTGGAGCAGTGCTGGAGCGTTCGTGGGCTGTTGTCGGCCTTGTGCTGCTGGGCTTGCTGGTGGCAGCCTGGGCGTATTTCACGTTGATCGCATCGGTCGGGGGCATAGGCGCATACATCGATGCGCTCTCCCAAAGAAGCGGATTCTTTTTCGGTCGCGGCTACCTGAATCTCGCCGCACTGCCGCTCAAAGTCGTCACGCTCCTGCTCTTCTGTCATGCGATCTCGGCGGACCGGATTTCTGGAATCAGGAAGGCGCTGATAGGCGGCCTGATCGTTTCCGTGCTCATCGGCGACTTCCTCAGCGGCGGCCGAGCCGCGATCCTCACCGGAACGATGGTGCCGCTCGTAGTGATCTACCACTACGTCCGCCACCGGATTTCCATTTTGAGACTTGGAGCGTTGGCGCTTATCGCTCTGTTGATGTTCGTTTCGATCCGAGTCATCACTCGCGACGCTGTGTACCTCGGAGAGTCGAACGGCTCAAGCGATGCCGCCGCACTTACGCTGGAGGCGTTCAAAAATCTGCCCGAGACGACGGTCGGCGGCCAGGAGGCGATCCCGTTCGACTCACTTTTGGTGCTCCGGCTCCAGGCCGAACGGGGGCTGGATATCCAGTACGGCGCCACCTACCTCCCGATTCTCACATTTCCGGTCCCGCGCTCTGTGTGGGAGGACAAACCGCTCGGCGGCGGCAACGCCTGGTTCACACAGACTTTCTTTCCGCGCTTCTACGGTCCTCAAAAAACAGAAACGTCAATCAGCATGATCGGCGAGGCCTACGCAAACTTCGGCCGCGTCGGCGTGCCTTTCGTGCTATTTCTGTTCGGCTTGGGGCTTGGGATCGCACGATCGAGCCTTGGCCGGGTGACGACGCCGCGAGGGATGGTCATCTATGCCGTGACTGTCGGTTACTCGATCAATATCGTTCGCGGCGACGCTTTTCAGTCGGTCACGCGATACGCCCTGACGGTGGCTCTCGTCTCGCTCTTTGCATCGCTGATGCAGCAGCGCACTCGCGCCGTAGAGGCGTCGACACCTTCGGTCAGATCGACGTCAGACGGGTTGTCCGGGCGTGAACTTCCGAGCTCGTCCTAG
- a CDS encoding O-antigen ligase family protein gives MAENVTKLGPAPAGLGWLLRLSLILVSSLVVSYYALRHGSYSLLDRQQMAVFVWVGVGVAAICGVLPAVKLPRVLLVPLIAILGLAAWTLVSLAWTESAERTFAEFARIVGYLGVVILIWLGVGRSTWRLVAAGLLTAGVLVCFLTMLSRFWPALFPSDTVAINLKTTRINYPFGYWNAVGSWSAMTITLCLAYAAHARSGIVRGLALAAVPMCSIGLYLALSRAGFGGVLIGIIVLLVLAEWRWLTFIQTLLAAVGSLVVILALQGHRELVEGTGSGGAWSVALVLTLVGGVLAAFAAVGRSKRFGQRLKMHPISGRRFSIAVVSVAVVAIAFLVAAWGGSAYDEFTGGDTGAIATNDETRLLQLNGNRNNLWASAWRAFEANPIGGIGAGTFEFWWSRDGTNGEFVRDVHNIYLEALAEQGVVGLVLLLAVFLGLLLAAWRARSPLMERDRGAVGVQAGLIAVFAGFMFQAGVDWMWESTAVAVFALVAVAIASVVSSEPRDAPAGATRSVGLLLLSLLAVITMFAGLSNARQIEKSQNAFRAADYKNSLAAADDAIRAESWSATAYGQRALALLKLGELGQAQAAIDLAEQKEPTNWRWPLITLQIAIADGDPIGAVEARRRALKLRRFSKSLGERSPGVR, from the coding sequence ATGGCTGAGAACGTGACAAAGCTTGGGCCCGCGCCTGCTGGTCTGGGATGGCTGTTGCGGCTGTCATTGATTCTGGTCTCATCTCTCGTCGTTTCGTACTACGCGTTGCGTCACGGGTCCTACTCGTTGCTCGATCGGCAACAAATGGCAGTTTTTGTATGGGTCGGCGTTGGAGTTGCAGCAATTTGCGGGGTGCTGCCCGCCGTAAAACTGCCTCGCGTACTGCTGGTTCCGTTAATCGCGATCTTGGGCCTCGCAGCCTGGACGCTGGTTTCCCTGGCCTGGACAGAAAGCGCGGAGCGAACATTCGCTGAGTTCGCACGCATCGTCGGATATCTGGGGGTCGTGATCCTCATCTGGCTGGGCGTCGGGCGGAGCACTTGGCGTCTAGTCGCCGCGGGCCTGCTGACCGCCGGTGTACTTGTCTGCTTCTTGACCATGCTGAGCCGATTCTGGCCAGCATTGTTTCCATCGGACACGGTTGCCATTAACTTGAAGACGACACGGATCAACTACCCGTTTGGTTACTGGAATGCCGTAGGTAGCTGGAGCGCGATGACGATCACCCTTTGCCTTGCCTACGCGGCCCACGCGCGCTCTGGAATCGTTCGTGGCCTGGCATTGGCGGCGGTGCCCATGTGTTCGATCGGGTTGTATCTGGCGCTCTCGCGGGCCGGTTTCGGCGGAGTATTGATTGGCATAATCGTGCTCCTCGTGCTGGCCGAATGGCGGTGGTTGACCTTCATTCAGACGCTTTTGGCGGCCGTCGGAAGTCTGGTTGTGATCCTCGCTCTGCAGGGACACCGGGAACTGGTCGAGGGAACGGGAAGCGGCGGTGCATGGTCCGTGGCGCTGGTCCTGACCCTGGTAGGCGGTGTCCTCGCCGCGTTCGCTGCAGTTGGAAGGTCAAAGAGGTTTGGTCAGCGGTTGAAGATGCATCCGATCAGCGGGCGGCGATTCTCGATCGCGGTCGTATCGGTGGCGGTCGTCGCGATAGCTTTCCTGGTCGCCGCCTGGGGTGGCAGCGCCTACGACGAGTTCACGGGAGGCGACACCGGCGCGATCGCAACCAACGACGAAACTCGCCTGCTGCAACTCAACGGCAACAGGAATAATCTGTGGGCCTCTGCGTGGCGCGCCTTCGAGGCCAATCCAATCGGCGGCATCGGCGCCGGCACTTTTGAGTTCTGGTGGAGCCGCGACGGGACTAACGGCGAGTTCGTTCGTGATGTGCACAACATCTACCTCGAGGCCCTCGCCGAACAGGGTGTCGTCGGACTGGTTCTGCTTCTGGCGGTGTTCCTTGGGCTGCTGCTCGCTGCATGGCGGGCGCGTTCCCCACTGATGGAGCGAGATCGCGGTGCCGTCGGTGTTCAGGCGGGGCTGATCGCTGTATTCGCTGGATTCATGTTCCAAGCCGGGGTCGACTGGATGTGGGAGTCAACGGCGGTGGCCGTTTTCGCGCTCGTTGCGGTCGCGATCGCGTCCGTAGTTTCGAGCGAACCTCGAGATGCTCCGGCCGGCGCGACCAGGTCTGTCGGACTTTTGCTTCTTTCGCTGCTCGCGGTAATAACGATGTTCGCTGGACTCTCGAACGCCAGGCAAATCGAAAAGAGCCAGAACGCCTTCAGGGCAGCGGATTACAAAAACTCCCTCGCGGCGGCTGACGACGCGATCAGGGCCGAGAGCTGGAGTGCGACCGCCTATGGGCAACGTGCATTGGCGCTGCTGAAGCTGGGCGAGCTGGGGCAGGCGCAGGCGGCGATTGACCTGGCCGAGCAGAAGGAACCGACCAACTGGCGTTGGCCGCTGATCACCCTGCAGATCGCGATCGCGGATGGCGACCCAATCGGTGCGGTCGAGGCCAGGCGCCGCGCGCTCAAGTTGAGGCGCTTCTCCAAGTCGCTCGGTGAGCGTTCGCCGGGAGTTCGCTGA